The Hordeum vulgare subsp. vulgare chromosome 7H, MorexV3_pseudomolecules_assembly, whole genome shotgun sequence DNA window GCCTAAAACACGACACCCTTCCAAGTCGACTAATTCTGACCAACCAACTCGCCCACCCCCGGTGTGCTCGGTCGTCTAACCCATCGTCCTTGTCGTCTAAAACACCACACCTTCCAAATTTCCCAAGTCGACCAACGAACTCGCCATCTCCGGTGTGCTAGGTCGCCTAACCAACCGTCATTGTCGCCTGAAACTCCACATCTTCCAAATCGCCTAAGCCGACCAACCAACTCGCCCATCCTCGGTGTGCTAGGTTGCCTAACCCATCGTCCTAGTCGCCTAAAACACCACACCTTCCAAATTGCCAAAGTCGACCAACCAACTCGCCCATCTCTGGTGTGCTAGGTTGCCTAACCCACTGTCCTTGTCGCCTCAAACTCCACATCTTCCAAATCGCCTAAGCCGACCAACCAACTCGCCCATCCTCGATGTGCTAGGTCGCCTAACCCATCGTCCTAGTCGCCTAAAACACTACACATTTCCAAATCGACTAAGTCCAACCAACCAACTCGCTCATCCCCGACATGCTAGGTCGCCTAACCCATCGTCCTCGTCGCCTAAAACACAACGCCTTCCAAATCGCCTAAGTCCGACCAACCAACTCACCCATCCCCGACATGCTAGGCCGCCTAACCCATCGTCCTTGTCGCCTAAAACACAACGCCTTCCAAATCGCCTAAGTCGACCAACCAACTCGCCCACCCTCCTTGTGTTAGGTCGCCTAACCCATTCGTTCTAGTCGCCTAAAACACCACACCCTTCCAAGTCGACTAAGTCCGATCAACCAACTCACCCATCCCCGGTGTGCTAGGTCGTCTAACCCATCGTCCTTGTCGTCTTAAACACCACACCTTCCAAATTGCCCAAGTCGATCTACTAACTCGCCATCTCCGGTGTGCTAGGTCGCCTAACCAACTGTCCTTGTCGCTTGAAACTCCACACCTTCCAAATCGCCTAAGCCGACTAACCAACTCGCAATCCCTGGTGTGTAACCCATTCGTCTTGGTCGCCTAATTCATTCATCTTAGTCGCTAAAACACCACACACTTCCAAATCGAGCAAGTCCGACCAACCAACTCGCCCATCCCTGACGTGCTAGGTCATAGACCTCCTAGAGGTGTTCTCTTTCATCGAAAACCCACGTGTGAGAGCGTAGGCATTGTAGTGTGTCTAAGCTCCTGCAAGCGTGTCAAACTCCATGCTCACCATGGCTAGGCAGAATTGCACCCGGACTAAACATGGCAGGGGCGGGTGTgatagtgccaatttctgtcgcATAAGATGcaccagtagtagcagcaaccacAAAACAAAACTTCACACCTAGCACATCTTGGACCGGAGCAAAAAGCAAATCCGGCGAGTCGGCCACTCCCCCGGTAGAAATAGGACCCCTTCGGGTGGGGCTTGGGCAGTATAGCGAGCCACCGTCACAATTAGCAATCATCAGGAAGCTTATTGAGATCAAGACCAACCATCTGCACATCTAGGGAGATACGAAGGAAATTCCACGTAAGCAACATAATGCAAAATGAAACACCAATATTATCTTTATGTAAGCAACTCAATTAGGAGATATAAACGAAAAATAAAACTTAGATTTATTTTTTTCAGAATCACCAATGTGATTCCCAACACACACAAAACTCAGTGCAATGGTAAACAACTTTTTTGTTACAGGATGCATGCATTTTTTACTAGTTCAGAACTTTTTCTGGCTTGTTTTCTAAGCaactagtcttttctcaattcatcTATCTTCTTTACATCTTTTTAGTTTCTCAAGCAACTAGGTGTGGTGTTGTTTATTCTACTAACTATGTGTTCTCTATTCTGCTGCATAGGCCAGGAGCAAGACAATAGGCAAGATATTAAACAAGACAATTCAAGGTCTCAGAAACTTCCACTAGCATCCAGATTCaacagggggaaggggaggggaggcaagAACAGGGAGACAAAAAATTGTGCAAGAAATTCCAAGTCAAGTTTCGCAACATGCTGTACATGAGACATTTTAGCAAACTAGTATGTCCATCTCACGGGGAGGTACAGAGGGGGAGTTCTACCAGATCAAGACTAATAGGATCATGCATTTTTTTTCTTCCAAAAGGATAGAAGGCCCTTTACCTCGGTTTTCCGGAGAAAAATTTGCCcagtctctagcaaattcttgcCGTCATTTTCCCAGTTTATTGCCTGATCCGCAAGGAAGAGTTGCAGACAAGATTGGATGCGTTATCCAATTTTTTTGCCTGACTTTCCTCCCTCTTTTACTCGTGCTTTTGTTCGCCATGGCGTGTGGCAGCGGCTGGGATGGAGGAAGAAGGTGCTGCAGGATCTGTGAGGCTCAGTGTTTTCTTGTCGGGTGGGGTTGGAAGATCACGTGCGTGGGGAGGTTCTCTGCCCTTTTCCTTCTTGTCTGTTTCTTTTGGCGGGACATGGCAACGCAAGGGGagggattttttcactgttttgatccttaaggTGTAAGTTCATCACATTACGAACTCGGTtcgaaagtatttcacgttttgacccttttaaAAACGCTATAGTCCGTGGCGTTGCAGGCCTTAGGccaaacgccagtctactggacgttgcagcccttagcagaaacgccaagggggctggcgttgcagaccaaaGCAGAAACGTCAAGGGGGCTGGCATTGTAGACCAAAGCAGCATGTCGTGGGCTGGCTGGATGTCGTCGCTGCGTTccatagtgggtctgcaacgccaggactgttggcgtttcacaatcgacctgcaacgccacattagactggcgttgcaagaaagaaaaaacgacacggtagacaggcgtgtcactgtagggcagcaacgccagcactgttggcgtttcacagtgggtctgcaacgccacggtagactggcgttgcagaAAATAgaaaacgccacggtagacaggcgtatcactgtagggcagcaacgccacggtagactggcgtttctatgtGCGTCTGCAACGCCACGGGCTCTGGCGTTTCAAAAAAGGTCAGATGAAATAGTTTCAGTCAGAGTTCATTCCGTGAAATACTTTCATCCGGTCAAAATCGTGAAAAAATCCCTAGGGAAGGGTGACTGCTTTTGGGGCACACGTGGGACACTTTCCTAAATTGGCCGGCCGCCAGACCCAACCGCACAGCGCGCGCGTTGTGTAGCATTGTCCGCTGCCAGGGATCGCTAGGGAGCAGCCGGCTGCTCCTAGACACGTCCttgtttatatgcatgatttaatttCCTTGGTCTAACCGTGTTCTTGACCAAATTCGAGGGCACCTTTCAAAAGGTCATTTCGTTTGTCTGTTTCAAATCGAAAATTTGATTAGGAGAATAAAAATCTggacgaaaaaaagaaaaagtttgATAATAAATTGACTTTCTCGCCCATAATAATACTCCACCCGAGTTAAATCCAAACAGTCAAATACCTTCATTACCCATCAAGATTGAAACCACACTATTGGGGAAAGACTTATATGTGTACTCAATTTAGCGGCAGAGTGAAGGTACCGACCTGACAGGTAGAAAAGGTTTCTGGACACTGTCGGACAACAGTGGCGGTTGAATTTAAACACCCGTCGCTTTATTTTCTTACAAATTTACCCATAAGATAAAAGTTACACTAACTTGCGGAAAACAAGTGTCAGACGCTGGTTTGTCACCAGTGACGGGCAAAAGCTTGTCCGCCACATCAATATTTCGGCAACCCATGCCAAATTTATTCAAAATTTTCAATAAGTTAGCAATGGTGGGCACACTCTACCGCCCATCACACATATTGTAAGTAAGAAAAATGCTTGAAAAATTGTATTTTTTAAATCTACAATAATCTTAAATTTGAGCATGGTACTTCCAGTGGTGTGTATTAAACATAGAGAAAAATTCAAGTGCAAATGATGTAGAAAAATCTAGTTGTGTGTGGTGTAATAATGGTTGGATTTAAAGTGGTTCCATACAACCCACCCcttcttagagcatctacagtcagAGATAACAAATCCAGCCCCATATACGCCCATGGACGCGTCCGCGTACAGTGACCGATCACGCCGCCTCAAATTTGCTATTCTGCATCCAGGACTCTCATATTTCAACTCCTAAATTCATACAAAGCAtgcacaaaaaaaatcctacgtactACATACTACGTATTGCACTAGCTATCGTCGTCAAATATGTCCACGACGATGGTGTCGGGCATCTGGTAGACTGGCGCGTAAGAgggctcctctcctcctcctattcctcgACCTCATCCAAGTAGGCGAGCATCTCCACCTCATGTGCGGCCTACTCCGCCTCCTTGTGTTGACGACTGCGTCTAGTCTTCACATCCGACTCTGAGTGGATGGAATTGAGGATGGTATGTTGCTCCGCCTGCAGATCCGCCTCCCCAGCGTACTCCACATCCTCCTGCAgctccaactcctcctcctcctccaattcctcCTTCCGATCCAATGGATCTGAAGGTAGCACCGCATCGATTCGAGCTTCGCACCTTGCCTGAGTCTGCTCAAGGAGCTGCAACCGGAGCTCCGGCGTTAGAAAGTGGAAGCGGCATGGGGGCATGGCTTAAATAGCTGGTCTAGGaacggggagcggaaaatggcggCAGCGGTAGACGGGAGAAGGAAAATGTGGAGGGGTAGGGTTTCGGTGTCAGCGGTCGGCTTAAACAACCAGGCTAGGGACTACGCGACCCACTGGAGCGACGCCACGCGGCCACATCGATCCGATGAAGGAGACGAGCTTTGGACCATCGGGTTTGGGACTAATTTTGTGCGGACCCCCAGTGTCAGTCCTACATGAAGGACGCGCCCGAGCGACCATATATTGGATATGAGGGATGTTGGTTTACCCGGGCGTTTGAGGTCCGTTTGAGGCACTCATCTGGATCGAATTTTCGTGACTGATCATGAGCGGGCCGTACACCCGGGCGTTCGAGGCAGGTTTGGGAGCATCGGGTTGTAGATACTCTTATACATTTAGCCTAACCTTATATTTGAGCATGCCCCGCACTGCTGACCTTCCAAAATCTCCGGTCTTCTCTCCCCACCGACACAAACTTAAATATTTTTGTGGGAATTCATAGAGGAATCCTAGATCAACAATCCCGTCGTGTAACCGTGATCTGGTGTGTAGATTATCCTAACTTTGTTAAGGTTTTGAGACCTCCTATTTTGTTTGAGTAGGCTCCGTGAGAAAACGGCGGCCTTTACACCATCGGGGATACTTGGTGTTCCCCTCACGTCTCCATCGGTGACTAACTTTCTttcaaggaagtgaacattgAGATTCAAATTagtctttgtgtgatttggtttTTTCTTATCCCAACTGTTTCATTTCTGGTTGATTATATGTTGATCATCTACCTTTGCTTattatcatatactccctccgtcccaaattttttgtcttagatttatctagatatgaatgtatctagccacgttttaatatttagatacattcatttttagacaacctaagacaagaattatgGGACAAAGGGAGTAGGTTGTACATTTAGTTCAATTTTATGAGAACCTTATATATCTTCACCGCTCTgaaattgaaaaaaaatgtttttaaaatagtaaaccattccccccccccccccccacacacacacacgcaccgcTCTAGTCGACAATCAAGAGAAGGCTTCTTGGTCTTATCTTTCAAATGGATTACATACCATGAAACTTGGAAGCATCAAAGACATGGTGAACTCAGGATGGATAACCATCATTGTGCAACAAATGTCCCGACATAGCCCACACCGACGATGAAGAAAGTGATGGATTGCATAAAGAGAAAGATGAAGTAATGGTTGTTCCCAAATGAAATGTCGTAGCACCCGCAAAGGAAGAGGTAGGCTGCAACACCAAGCTCCCAAAGATGCAACCTGATTTCGTACTATAGTTTAGATAGGAGAATCAGGAAATGCACATGAATTAAGGAAATTATCATTGTGTACCTTTCTCCTATCCTCACCCTCAGTTTTTTCAAAGCTTTACTTGGCATTTTGGTCTTCAAGGTGTCACCAAGCTTTTCCGTCACCACCCATTCATTCGCCGTGCCCGCCTCCAATAAGCCGATGAAGGTGGCCTTTGCTCTATGCAATGACATGACATTCTCAAATAGTACCCAAAAGATAACTAAGTGAACAGACCTGCAACATTTGATGATTTctcattaatatatatatatgtgttgctaTCCCAGAAATTCAGAGTTCATCAACTTTTAAACAGATTGCATAGATGTTTAGATAATTGGCACCTTGGTGTCCCAACAGCATTGAGAAGGGTGATAATAGTTGGAATATAGACACAACCCCACTTTGGTACCTCAACCTCAGGAACTAAGACCGTGGTCGGGATAACAAGGCAGTAGAACACGAAGGTTACAATGTGTGCAACAACCTTGCGCACCAAGAAGAAGTTGTAGATGACATGTATTTTCTTCCAAAGCGTCACTTTCTGCATCGAGATCAGTATATAGCTGGTTAGCAAGTACATTCTGTGTGTACTACTTTCTTCCAAAATATAGCTCGACCTTATTTCTGGCGATCTCCATCACCATTTTCCGAAACAGATTTGCGGGCCCGCATGACCATCTATGTTGCTGGTACCGAAATGCTTTGAACGTACTTGGGAGCTCATTTTTTACCTGCAAACAACAATAATTACAAGCTCTAGCGCATGGTTCCTTCTACATTTATTTGGACCTTCACAGCAATTAACATATACAGAAAGCAGTAGAATGATGCTCTAATGTTTTATATGAACTGATAGGTTAATGGTGCATATTTACCTTGAGATCACCAAGGTATACAAACTTCCAACCCTTGAGGCTTGCTCGAACTGCCAGGTCCATGTCTTCGACCGTGGTTCGGTCTTTCCAGCCACCTGCCTCATTCAGAGCAGATATGCGCCACACACCGGCAGTTCCTGTTCAACAAGTATTTTTCTGTTGATAACTCTAGTAAAATATTTCTAATGGCAACTCTGATCTGGTTCCAAATGTGTTGTCTTAATCAGGATTGTTTTCCTCCACCTTTTCCAATGAAGAACTGCTCAACATCAAAGTCGTTTGTGCAATTACCCGCAAAAAAAAGTCGTTTGTGCAATTGTAACTCTGATCTGGTTTCATAGTACTGTTTTTCTAGAAGAGCCATGTGTTCTTTCTTTTGGGCGGAGAAAGCAAAAGGTACAATTATAAAATTGCCTATAATTTTGTGACGATGTGATCTGGCGCCATGTTATTCGTTTGTCCAAAGGCGAGGAAGCAGATTGACCTATTATTAACTGAAAACAGGGGAAGGAACACAAAGATATTTCTACAGAAGGAAGAAAGACAGAATATGGTACGGAAAATGCcccccaagagagagaaaaaagtaGAGATCAGGTTTACCATTGAATCCAAAGAAGGCATAGGTCGAGGAGCCCACTTCTTGCTCCACCTTAAAGTGATAGTCCAAAGACATCTCCTGCATCCTTGTCATCAAGCATTCATCTGCATTCACTGTTCCCACAGAAGCAGCGGCAACAACAAGAGAAATGTCATCCGAATGCACAAGAGTTTCGACCAAAACAAGCAGTAGTACCAAGTAGTATGTAGCAAAAACATCATGTCAT harbors:
- the LOC123411083 gene encoding probable glucomannan 4-beta-mannosyltransferase 9 isoform X4; amino-acid sequence: MSAMLFAEKVYMAVVVLAVRLLGRRPERQYRSEPVGDDDPELGSAAYPMVLVQIPMYNEREVYQLSIGAACGLSWPSDRIVVQVLDDSTDPVIKELVQVECRRWVRKGVNIKYEIRDNRRGYKAGALKEGMKHGYVKDCDLVAVFDADFQPEPDFLQRAVPFLIHNPDIALVQARWKFVNADECLMTRMQEMSLDYHFKVEQEVGSSTYAFFGFNGTAGVWRISALNEAGGWKDRTTVEDMDLAVRASLKGWKFVYLGDLKVKNELPSTFKAFRYQQHRWSCGPANLFRKMVMEIARNKKVTLWKKIHVIYNFFLVRKVVAHIVTFVFYCLVIPTTVLVPEVEVPKWGCVYIPTIITLLNAVGTPRSVHLVIFWVLFENVMSLHRAKATFIGLLEAGTANEWVVTEKLGDTLKTKMPSKALKKLRYEIRLHLWELGVAAYLFLCGCYDISFGNNHYFIFLFMQSITFFIVGVGYVGTFVAQ
- the LOC123411083 gene encoding probable glucomannan 4-beta-mannosyltransferase 9 isoform X2 → MSAMLFAEKVYMAVVVLAVRLLGRRPERQYRSEPVGDDDPELGSAAYPMVLVQIPMYNEREVYQLSIGAACGLSWPSDRIVVQVLDDSTDPVIKELVQVECRRWVRKGVNIKYEIRDNRRGYKAGALKEGMKHGYVKDCDLVAVFDADFQPEPDFLQRAVPFLIHNPDIALVQARWKFVNADECLMTRMQEMSLDYHFKVEQEVGSSTYAFFGFNGTAGVWRISALNEAGGWKDRTTVEDMDLAVRASLKGWKFVYLGDLKVKNELPSTFKAFRYQQHRWSCGPANLFRKMVMEIARNKKVTLWKKIHVIYNFFLVRKVVAHIVTFVFYCLVIPTTVLVPEVEVPKWGCVYIPTIITLLNAVGTPRCQLSKHLCNLFKKIIKCCRSVHLVIFWVLFENVMSLHRAKATFIGLLEAGTANEWVVTEKLGDTLKTKMPSKALKKLRVRIGERLHLWELGVAAYLFLCGCYDISFGNNHYFIFLFMQSITFFIVGVGYVGTFVAQ
- the LOC123411083 gene encoding probable glucomannan 4-beta-mannosyltransferase 9 isoform X1 is translated as MSAMLFAEKVYMAVVVLAVRLLGRRPERQYRSEPVGDDDPELGSAAYPMVLVQIPMYNEREVYQLSIGAACGLSWPSDRIVVQVLDDSTDPVIKELVQVECRRWVRKGVNIKYEIRDNRRGYKAGALKEGMKHGYVKDCDLVAVFDADFQPEPDFLQRAVPFLIHNPDIALVQARWKFVNADECLMTRMQEMSLDYHFKVEQEVGSSTYAFFGFNGTAGVWRISALNEAGGWKDRTTVEDMDLAVRASLKGWKFVYLGDLKVKNELPSTFKAFRYQQHRWSCGPANLFRKMVMEIARNKKVTLWKKIHVIYNFFLVRKVVAHIVTFVFYCLVIPTTVLVPEVEVPKWGCVYIPTIITLLNAVGTPRSVHLVIFWVLFENVMSLHRAKATFIGLLEAGTANEWVVTEKLGDTLKTKMPSKALKKLRVRIGERLHLWELGVAAYLFLCGCYDISFGNNHYFIFLFMQSITFFIVGVGYVGTFVAQ
- the LOC123411083 gene encoding probable glucomannan 4-beta-mannosyltransferase 9 isoform X3, with translation MSAMLFAEKVYMAVVVLAVRLLGRRPERQYRSEPVGDDDPELGSAAYPMVLVQIPMYNEREVYQLSIGAACGLSWPSDRIVVQVLDDSTDPVIKELVQVECRRWVRKGVNIKYEIRDNRRGYKAGALKEGMKHGYVKDCDLVAVFDADFQPEPDFLQRAVPFLIHNPDIALVQARWKFVNADECLMTRMQEMSLDYHFKVEQEVGSSTYAFFGFNGTAGVWRISALNEAGGWKDRTTVEDMDLAVRASLKGWKFVYLGDLKVKNELPSTFKAFRYQQHRWSCGPANLFRKMVMEIARNKKVTLWKKIHVIYNFFLVRKVVAHIVTFVFYCLVIPTTVLVPEVEVPKWGCVYIPTIITLLNAVGTPRSVHLVIFWVLFENVMSLHRAKATFIGLLEAGTANEWVVTEKLGDTLKTKMPSKALKKLRVRIGERYTMIISLIHLGVAAYLFLCGCYDISFGNNHYFIFLFMQSITFFIVGVGYVGTFVAQ